Proteins encoded by one window of Chaetodon trifascialis isolate fChaTrf1 chromosome 15, fChaTrf1.hap1, whole genome shotgun sequence:
- the atp2a1 gene encoding sarcoplasmic/endoplasmic reticulum calcium ATPase 1 isoform X2, giving the protein MENAHTKESGEVLSYFGVTEDTGLSPEQVKKNLDKYGFNELPAEEGKTIWELVVEQFEDLLVRILLLAACISFVLAMFEEGEETVTAFVEPFVILLILIANAVVGVWQERNAESAIEALKEYEPEMGKVYRADRKSVQRIKAREIVPGDVVEVSVGDKVPADIRIISIKSTTLRVDQSILTGESVSVIKHTDSVPDPRAVNQDKKNMLFSGTNIAAGKATGIAVATGVSTEIGKIRDQMAATEQEKTPLQQKLDEFGEQLSKVISLICVAVWIINIGHFNDPVHGGSWIRGAIYYFKIAVALAVAAIPEGLPAVITTCLALGTRRMAKKNAIVRSLPSVETLGCTSVICSDKTGTLTTNQMCVTKMFIIDKVDGDSVSLGQFDISGSKYTPEGEVTRNGMSVKCGQYDGLVELATICALCNDSSLDYNESKGIYEKVGEATETALCCLVEKMNVFNTEVRGLSKVERANTCCSVIKQLMKKEFTLEFSRDRKSMSVYCSPAKSAKAPVGSKMFVKGAPEGVIDRCAYVRVGTNRVPLTGPVKDHIMSVIKEWGTGRDTLRCLALATRDTPLRKEEMNLEDSTKFADYETDLTFVGCVGMLDPPRKEVMSSIELCRAAGIRVIMITGDNKGTAVAICRRIGIFSEDEDVTGKAFTGREFDDLSPYDQKNAVRKACCFARVEPSHKSKIVEFLQGFDEITAMTGDGVNDAPALKKAEIGIAMGSGTAVAKSASEMVLADDNFSSIVSAVEEGRAIYNNMKQFIRYLISSNVGEVVCIFLTAALGLPEALIPVQLLWVNLVTDGLPATALGFNPPDLDIMGKAPRSPKEPLISGWLFFRYLAIGGYVGAATVAAAAWWFLYSDDGPMVTFHQLSHFMQCSEDNEDFAGVHCEVFEAAPPMTMALSVLVTIEMCNALNSLSENQSLVRMPPWSNGWLVGAMSLSMSLHFMIIYVDPLPMIFKLTHLNVEQWVMVLKLSFPVILIDEVLKFVARTYLEV; this is encoded by the exons ATGGAGAACGCACACACCAAAGAGTCAGGGGAGGTCCTGTCCTACTTTGGCGTGACTGAAGACACCGGCCTCTCACCTGAGCAGGTTAAGAAGAACCTGGACAAGTATGGCTTCAACG agctgccagcagaGGAGG GAAAGACTATCTGGGAGCTGGTGGTGGAACAGTTTGAGGACTTGTTGGTCAGAATCCTACTGCTGGCCGCCTGCATCTCTTTT gtGCTGGCTATGTTTGAGGAAGGTGAGGAAACTGTCACTGCCTTTGTGGAGCCCttcgtcatcctcctcatcctcattgcAAATGCTGTTGTCGGAGTGTGGCAG GAGCGCAATGCAGAGAGTGCCATTGAGGCTTTGAAGGAGTATGAGCCTGAGATGGGGAAAGTTTACCGCGCAGACAGGAAGAGCGTGCAAAGAATCAAGGCCAGGGAGATTGTTCCTGGTGATGTGGTGGAGGTTTCCG TCGGTGACAAAGTGCCAGCTGACATCAGGATCATCTCCATCAAATCCACAACACTGCGCGTGGACCAGTCCATTCTTACTG GTGAGTCTGTCAGTGTGATCAAGCACACCGATTCTGTCCCTGACCCCAGAGCCGTCAACCAGGACAAGAAGAACATGTTGTTCTCT GGCACCAATATTGCCGCTGGGAAAGCCACTGGTATTGCTGTCGCAACTGGTGTCTCCACTGAGATCGGTAAGATTCGTGACCAGATGGCTGCCACTGAGCAGGAGAAGACccctctgcagcagaaactggACGAATTTGGAGAGCAGCTGTCCAAG GTCATCTCCCTCatttgtgtggctgtgtggaTAATCAACATTGGCCATTTCAATGACCCTGTCCATGGAGGCTCCTGGATCCGCGGTGCTATCTACTATTTCAAGATTGCTGTGGCTCTGGCTGTGGCTGCCATCCCTGAAG GTCTGCCTGCTGTCATCACCACCTGCCTGGCTCTGGGAACTCGTCGTATGGCCAAGAAGAATGCCATCGTCAGAAGCCTGCCCTCTGTAGAGACCCTGGGCTGCACCTCAGTCATCTGCTCCGACAAGACCGGTACCCTCACCACCAACCAGATGTGTGTAACTAAG ATGTTCATCATTGATAAAGTCGACGGTGACAGTGTTTCCCTTGGTCAGTTTGACATCTCTGGCTCAAAGTACACCCCTGAGGGTGAAGT TACAAGGAACGGCATGTCTGTGAAGTGCGGACAGTACGACGGACTGGTTGAGCTGGCTACCATCTGCGCTCTGTGCAATGACTCTTCTCTGGACTACAATGAG TCCAAGGGTATTTATGAGAAAGTGGGTGAGGCCACTGAAACCGCCCTATGCTGTTTGGTGGAGAAGATGAACGTGTTCAACACTGAAGTGCGCGGTCTGTCCAAGGTGGAAAGGGCAAACACTTGCTGTTCT GTGATcaagcagctgatgaagaagGAGTTCACCCTGGAGTTCtccagagacaggaagtctatGTCAGTTTACTGCTCTCCTGCCAAGTCCGCCAAAGCCCCTGTGGGAAGCAAGATGTTTGTCAAA GGTGCTCCAGAAGGTGTCATTGACCGCTGTGCGTATGTTCGTGTGGGCACCAACCGTGTACCCCTGACTGGCCCAGTCAAAGACCACATCATGTCTGTCATCAAGGAGTGGGGCACCGGGCGCGACACCCTCCGTTGTTTGGCACTGGCCACCCGCGACACACCCCTGAGGAAGGAAGAGATGAACCTGGAGGACTCAACCAAGTTTGCAGACTATGAG ACTGACTTGACTTTTGTGGGCTGTGTTGGCATGCTGGACCCTCCTCGTAAGGAAGTCATGAGTTCCATCGAGCTGTGCAGGGCAGCTGGTATCCGCGTCATCATGATCACTG GTGACAACAAAGGCACAGCGGTGGCTATCTGCCGTCGTATTGGCATCTTctctgaggatgaggatgtcACTGGCAAGGCCTTCACTGGTCGTGAGTTTGATGACCTCTCTCCATATGATCAGAAGAACGCTGTCCGAAAGGCTTGTTGCTTTGCCAGAGTGGAACCGTCCCACAAGTCTAAGATCGTTGAGTTCCTGCAAGGCTTTGATGAGATTACTGCCATG ACTGGTGACGGAGTGAACGATGCCCCTGCCTTGAAGAAGGCGGAGATTGGCATCGCCATGGGCTCTGGCACTGCCGTTGCCAAGTCTGCCTCTGAGATGGTCCTGGCTGACGACAACTTCTCTTCCATCGTGTCCGCTGTTGAGGAGGGCAGGGCCATTTACAACAACATGAAGCAGTTCATCCGCTACCTCATCTCCTCCAATGTAGGCGAGGTCGTCTG TATCTTCTTGACGGCCGCCCTGGGTTTGCCCGAGGCTCTGATccctgtgcagctgctgtgggtCAACCTTGTGACTGACGGTCTGCCTGCCACTGCGCTGGGCTTCAACCCCCCTGACCTGGACATCATGGGCAAAGCCCCCCGATCCCCCAAAGAGCCCCTCATCTCTGGCTGGCTCTTCTTCAGATATTTGGCCATTGGAG GTTATGTTGGTGCTGCAACTGTTGCAGCAGCTGCCTGGTGGTTCCTGTACAGTGATGATGGCCCAATGGTCACCTTCCACCAGCTG TCACACTTCATGCAGTGCAGCGAGGACAACGAGGACTTTGCCGGAGTCCACTGTGAGGTGTTTGAGGCTGCTCCTCCAATGACCATGGCTCTGTCTGTGCTGGTGACCATCGAGATGTGCAACGCTCTGAACAG CTTGTCTGAGAACCAGTCCCTGGTGCGCATGCCCCCCTGGAGCAACGGCTGGCTGGTGGGCGCCATGAGCCTCTCCATGTCCCTTCACTTCATGATCATCTACGTCGACCCCCTGCCC ATGATCTTCAAGCTCACTCACTTGAATGTGGAGCAGTGGGTTATGGTGCTGAAGCTCTCCTTCCCCGTCATCCTCATTGATGAGGTTCTCAAGTTTGTGGCTCGCACATATCTGGAGG TCTAA
- the atp2a1 gene encoding sarcoplasmic/endoplasmic reticulum calcium ATPase 1 isoform X1, giving the protein MENAHTKESGEVLSYFGVTEDTGLSPEQVKKNLDKYGFNELPAEEGKTIWELVVEQFEDLLVRILLLAACISFVLAMFEEGEETVTAFVEPFVILLILIANAVVGVWQERNAESAIEALKEYEPEMGKVYRADRKSVQRIKAREIVPGDVVEVSVGDKVPADIRIISIKSTTLRVDQSILTGESVSVIKHTDSVPDPRAVNQDKKNMLFSGTNIAAGKATGIAVATGVSTEIGKIRDQMAATEQEKTPLQQKLDEFGEQLSKVISLICVAVWIINIGHFNDPVHGGSWIRGAIYYFKIAVALAVAAIPEGLPAVITTCLALGTRRMAKKNAIVRSLPSVETLGCTSVICSDKTGTLTTNQMCVTKMFIIDKVDGDSVSLGQFDISGSKYTPEGEVTRNGMSVKCGQYDGLVELATICALCNDSSLDYNESKGIYEKVGEATETALCCLVEKMNVFNTEVRGLSKVERANTCCSVIKQLMKKEFTLEFSRDRKSMSVYCSPAKSAKAPVGSKMFVKGAPEGVIDRCAYVRVGTNRVPLTGPVKDHIMSVIKEWGTGRDTLRCLALATRDTPLRKEEMNLEDSTKFADYETDLTFVGCVGMLDPPRKEVMSSIELCRAAGIRVIMITGDNKGTAVAICRRIGIFSEDEDVTGKAFTGREFDDLSPYDQKNAVRKACCFARVEPSHKSKIVEFLQGFDEITAMTGDGVNDAPALKKAEIGIAMGSGTAVAKSASEMVLADDNFSSIVSAVEEGRAIYNNMKQFIRYLISSNVGEVVCIFLTAALGLPEALIPVQLLWVNLVTDGLPATALGFNPPDLDIMGKAPRSPKEPLISGWLFFRYLAIGGYVGAATVAAAAWWFLYSDDGPMVTFHQLSHFMQCSEDNEDFAGVHCEVFEAAPPMTMALSVLVTIEMCNALNSLSENQSLVRMPPWSNGWLVGAMSLSMSLHFMIIYVDPLPMIFKLTHLNVEQWVMVLKLSFPVILIDEVLKFVARTYLEGKV; this is encoded by the exons ATGGAGAACGCACACACCAAAGAGTCAGGGGAGGTCCTGTCCTACTTTGGCGTGACTGAAGACACCGGCCTCTCACCTGAGCAGGTTAAGAAGAACCTGGACAAGTATGGCTTCAACG agctgccagcagaGGAGG GAAAGACTATCTGGGAGCTGGTGGTGGAACAGTTTGAGGACTTGTTGGTCAGAATCCTACTGCTGGCCGCCTGCATCTCTTTT gtGCTGGCTATGTTTGAGGAAGGTGAGGAAACTGTCACTGCCTTTGTGGAGCCCttcgtcatcctcctcatcctcattgcAAATGCTGTTGTCGGAGTGTGGCAG GAGCGCAATGCAGAGAGTGCCATTGAGGCTTTGAAGGAGTATGAGCCTGAGATGGGGAAAGTTTACCGCGCAGACAGGAAGAGCGTGCAAAGAATCAAGGCCAGGGAGATTGTTCCTGGTGATGTGGTGGAGGTTTCCG TCGGTGACAAAGTGCCAGCTGACATCAGGATCATCTCCATCAAATCCACAACACTGCGCGTGGACCAGTCCATTCTTACTG GTGAGTCTGTCAGTGTGATCAAGCACACCGATTCTGTCCCTGACCCCAGAGCCGTCAACCAGGACAAGAAGAACATGTTGTTCTCT GGCACCAATATTGCCGCTGGGAAAGCCACTGGTATTGCTGTCGCAACTGGTGTCTCCACTGAGATCGGTAAGATTCGTGACCAGATGGCTGCCACTGAGCAGGAGAAGACccctctgcagcagaaactggACGAATTTGGAGAGCAGCTGTCCAAG GTCATCTCCCTCatttgtgtggctgtgtggaTAATCAACATTGGCCATTTCAATGACCCTGTCCATGGAGGCTCCTGGATCCGCGGTGCTATCTACTATTTCAAGATTGCTGTGGCTCTGGCTGTGGCTGCCATCCCTGAAG GTCTGCCTGCTGTCATCACCACCTGCCTGGCTCTGGGAACTCGTCGTATGGCCAAGAAGAATGCCATCGTCAGAAGCCTGCCCTCTGTAGAGACCCTGGGCTGCACCTCAGTCATCTGCTCCGACAAGACCGGTACCCTCACCACCAACCAGATGTGTGTAACTAAG ATGTTCATCATTGATAAAGTCGACGGTGACAGTGTTTCCCTTGGTCAGTTTGACATCTCTGGCTCAAAGTACACCCCTGAGGGTGAAGT TACAAGGAACGGCATGTCTGTGAAGTGCGGACAGTACGACGGACTGGTTGAGCTGGCTACCATCTGCGCTCTGTGCAATGACTCTTCTCTGGACTACAATGAG TCCAAGGGTATTTATGAGAAAGTGGGTGAGGCCACTGAAACCGCCCTATGCTGTTTGGTGGAGAAGATGAACGTGTTCAACACTGAAGTGCGCGGTCTGTCCAAGGTGGAAAGGGCAAACACTTGCTGTTCT GTGATcaagcagctgatgaagaagGAGTTCACCCTGGAGTTCtccagagacaggaagtctatGTCAGTTTACTGCTCTCCTGCCAAGTCCGCCAAAGCCCCTGTGGGAAGCAAGATGTTTGTCAAA GGTGCTCCAGAAGGTGTCATTGACCGCTGTGCGTATGTTCGTGTGGGCACCAACCGTGTACCCCTGACTGGCCCAGTCAAAGACCACATCATGTCTGTCATCAAGGAGTGGGGCACCGGGCGCGACACCCTCCGTTGTTTGGCACTGGCCACCCGCGACACACCCCTGAGGAAGGAAGAGATGAACCTGGAGGACTCAACCAAGTTTGCAGACTATGAG ACTGACTTGACTTTTGTGGGCTGTGTTGGCATGCTGGACCCTCCTCGTAAGGAAGTCATGAGTTCCATCGAGCTGTGCAGGGCAGCTGGTATCCGCGTCATCATGATCACTG GTGACAACAAAGGCACAGCGGTGGCTATCTGCCGTCGTATTGGCATCTTctctgaggatgaggatgtcACTGGCAAGGCCTTCACTGGTCGTGAGTTTGATGACCTCTCTCCATATGATCAGAAGAACGCTGTCCGAAAGGCTTGTTGCTTTGCCAGAGTGGAACCGTCCCACAAGTCTAAGATCGTTGAGTTCCTGCAAGGCTTTGATGAGATTACTGCCATG ACTGGTGACGGAGTGAACGATGCCCCTGCCTTGAAGAAGGCGGAGATTGGCATCGCCATGGGCTCTGGCACTGCCGTTGCCAAGTCTGCCTCTGAGATGGTCCTGGCTGACGACAACTTCTCTTCCATCGTGTCCGCTGTTGAGGAGGGCAGGGCCATTTACAACAACATGAAGCAGTTCATCCGCTACCTCATCTCCTCCAATGTAGGCGAGGTCGTCTG TATCTTCTTGACGGCCGCCCTGGGTTTGCCCGAGGCTCTGATccctgtgcagctgctgtgggtCAACCTTGTGACTGACGGTCTGCCTGCCACTGCGCTGGGCTTCAACCCCCCTGACCTGGACATCATGGGCAAAGCCCCCCGATCCCCCAAAGAGCCCCTCATCTCTGGCTGGCTCTTCTTCAGATATTTGGCCATTGGAG GTTATGTTGGTGCTGCAACTGTTGCAGCAGCTGCCTGGTGGTTCCTGTACAGTGATGATGGCCCAATGGTCACCTTCCACCAGCTG TCACACTTCATGCAGTGCAGCGAGGACAACGAGGACTTTGCCGGAGTCCACTGTGAGGTGTTTGAGGCTGCTCCTCCAATGACCATGGCTCTGTCTGTGCTGGTGACCATCGAGATGTGCAACGCTCTGAACAG CTTGTCTGAGAACCAGTCCCTGGTGCGCATGCCCCCCTGGAGCAACGGCTGGCTGGTGGGCGCCATGAGCCTCTCCATGTCCCTTCACTTCATGATCATCTACGTCGACCCCCTGCCC ATGATCTTCAAGCTCACTCACTTGAATGTGGAGCAGTGGGTTATGGTGCTGAAGCTCTCCTTCCCCGTCATCCTCATTGATGAGGTTCTCAAGTTTGTGGCTCGCACATATCTGGAGG GGAAAGTCTAG